From the Apus apus isolate bApuApu2 chromosome 4, bApuApu2.pri.cur, whole genome shotgun sequence genome, one window contains:
- the EIF3F gene encoding eukaryotic translation initiation factor 3 subunit F, whose protein sequence is MAATAPAPAPAPPAAAPAQTPPAAPAPPAGNAAPAAAPPPPAAPAPPLSAALSGPFPGGRVVRLHPVVLASIVDSFERRNEGAARVIGTLLGTVDKHSVEVTNCFSVPHNESEDEVAVDMEFAKNMYELHKKVSPSEIILGWYATGHDITEHSVLIHEYYSREAHNPIHLTVDTSLQNSRMSIKAYVSAPMGVPGKTMGVMFTPLTVKYVYYDTERIGVDLIMKTCFSPNRVIGLSSDLQQVGSASARIQDTLTMVLQYAEDVLSGKVAADNTVGRFLMDLINQVPKISPEDFETMLNSNINDLLMVTYLANLTQSQIALNEKLLSL, encoded by the exons ATGGCGGCGACAGCTCCGGCTCCGGCTCCGGCTCCTcccgcggccgccccggcccAGACCCCgccggcagcgcccgccccgccggcagGAAAcgctgcccccgccgccgcgccgcccccgcccgccgccccggcgCCGCCGCTGTCGGCCGCGCTCTCGGGCCCGTTCCCCGGCGGCCGCGTGGTGCGGCTGCACCCGGTGGTGCTCGCCTCCATCGTGGACAGCTTCGAGCGGCGCAACGAGGGCGCGGCGCGGGTGATCGGGACGCTGCTGG GGACCGTGGACAAGCACTCCGTGGAGGTCACCAACTGCTTCTCCGTCCCTCACAACGAGTCCGAGGATGAG GTGGCAGTCGACATGGAATTTGCCAAAAACATGTATGAGTTGCACAAGAAGGTGTCTCCTAGCGAGATCATCCTGGGTTG GTATGCAACAGGTCATGACATCACGGAACACTCTGTCCTGATCCACGAGTATTACAGCCGGGAAGCGCACAATCCCATCCACCTCACTGTGGACACGAGTCTCCAGAATTCACGCATGAGCATTAAAGCCTACGTCAG tgcCCCGATGGGAGTCCCTGGTAAAACTATGGGTGTGATGTTCACACCTCTAACAGTGAAATATGTTTATTATGATACAGAGCGGATAGGAG tggaTCTTATAATGAAGACTTGTTTCAGCCCTAATCGAGTGATTGGCTTATCCAGTGACTTACAGCAGGTGGGGTCAGCATCTGCCAGGATTCAGGATACCCTGACCATGGTGCTCCAGTATGCAGAGGATGTGTTG TCTGGCAAAGTGGCTGCTGACAACACCGTTGGGCGATTCCTGATGGATCTTATTAACCAGGTGCCAAAGATTTCACCAGAGGACTTTGAGACAATGTTGAACAGCAATATCAAT GACTTACTGATGGTAACCTACTTGGCAAACCTCACCCAGTCACAGATTGCTCTCAACGAAAAACTTCTGAGTTTATAA